A stretch of Episyrphus balteatus chromosome 2, idEpiBalt1.1, whole genome shotgun sequence DNA encodes these proteins:
- the LOC129909144 gene encoding L-lactate dehydrogenase-like, translating to MSTIRDQLLSQIAEIPSFGCNKVTIVGAGHVGLACAFSILTQEISNEICLIDVDANKVKGEVLDLQHGSSFVKNAKITGGTDFAITAGSRIYIITAGVSGLPEESRLSLLERNAKIIRGIIPQIVKTSPDSIILMVTNPVDVLSYLAWKISGFPINRVFGSGTTLDSARFRFLISQRLSIAPTSCEGSIIGEHGDSSVAVWSAVNIDSINLRDYDERIGSIDNDAEGWREVHLAVINAARDILKKKGYTNWAIGLSCASIVDAIFTNSGAIMPVSTAIKGMYGIEEDIFLSMPCALHANGITSIIKLNLTPSEGELLQKSAKILNEAQKNLEI from the exons ATGTCAACAATCAGGGACCAACTTTTAAGCCAAATTGCTGAAATTCCGTCATTTGGTTGCAACAAAGTCACGATTGTCGGTGCTGGACATGTTGGTTTGGCATGCGCCTTCAGCATTCTTACCCAGGAAATATCAAACGAAATCTGCCTTATCGACGTTGATGCAAATAAGGTCAAAGGTGAAGTTCTAGATCTTCAACATGGTTCGAGTTTTGTCAAAAATGCTAAAATAACCGGCGGAACTGATTTCGCCATAACTGCTGGATCGAGAATTTACATTATTACCGCTGGTGTTTCTGGTCTTCCTGAGGAATCACGTTTGTCACTTCTTGAACGAAATGCAAAAATCATTCGAGGAATTATACCACAGATTGTTAAAACAAGTCCTGACAGTATAATTTTGATGGTAACAAATCCAGTGGATGTTCTTTCCTATTTGGCTTGGAAAATATCAGGATTTCCAATAAATCGAGTTTTTGGCAGTGGAACTACTTTGGATTCAGCTCGTTTTCGCTTTTTGATCTCACAACGTTTAAGTATTGCACCGACTTCTTGTGAGGGGAGTATAATTGGAGAACATGGCGATAGTAGTGTTGCAGTTTGGTCAGCTGTTAATATTGATAGTATCAATTTGAGAGATTATGATGAACGTATTGGTTCGATTGATAACGATGCTGAAGGATGGAGGGAAGTTCATTTAGCAGTTATTAATGCTGCTAGAGATATTCTCAAGAAGAAAGGATATACTAATTGGGCAATTGGATTGAGTTGTGCTTCAATTGTTGATGCGATTTTTACCAATTCAGGTGCTATTATGCCAGTTTCAACAGctataaag ggaatgTACGGAATTgaagaagatatttttctttctaTGCCTTGTGCACTGCATGCAAATGGAATAACTTCTATTATAAAACTTAATCTTACACCATCCGAAGgagaattattacaaaaatcagcaaaaatctTAAATGAAGCACAgaaaaatcttgaaatttaa